TTGCCGTTATGTTGAGGTAAATGGCAAAGTAGAACCTCTCACAAAACAACGTGAAGTGGCAATTGAGGCACTGACTCAACGTTATAACCGAGATGGCTTACGTGTTGTGGCTGTAGCTTATCGTGAGTTTGACAATAACCAAGAGAATTATTCAGTTGTTGATGAAAGTGATTTAATTTTAATTGGTTATGTTGCATTTCTTGATCCACCTAAAGAGTCAGCAAGAGAAGCTGTACAAAGTTTGCATGCTCATGGTGTAACTGTAAAAGTGCTTACTGGTGATAATGAGTTTGTAACTCAAAAAGTATGCCGAGAAATTGGTCTTAATTTTGATCAGGTTTTATTGGGTGGTGTAATTGAAACATTAACCGATGAACAGCTCAAAAGAGCGGTAGAGCAATACAACATTTTTGCCAAGTTAAGTCCTGTGCATAAAGAACGTATTGTTGAGCAGTTAAAAGCAAATGGTCATGTGGTCGGTTTCTTAGGCGACGGTATTAATGATGCTGCGGCTATACGTACTGCTGATATTGGTATTTCAGTAGATACCGCAGTAGATATTGCTAAAGAGTCAGCAGATTTAATCTTGCTTGAAAAAAGCTTGATGGTGCTTGAAAAAGGTGTGATTGAAGGCCGTAGAACTTTTGCCAATATGCTTAAATATATCAAAATGACGGCCAGTTCAAATTTCGGTAACGTTTTTTCGGTATTAATAGCAAGTGCTTTTATTCCATTTTTACCAATGTTGCCTATTCACTTGCTTATTCAAAACTTACTTTATGATGTTTCACAAATTGTGATTCCATTTGATAACGTTGATGAAGAGTTAATTGCAAAACCACAGCGTTGGCAGCCTGAAGAAGTGGGTCGTTTCATGGTGGTGTTTGGACCGATCAGCTCAATTTTTGACATTATCACGTTTTGTCTGATGTGGTTTGTGTTTTCCGCAAATACGCCTGAACATCAAACTTTATTCCAATCTGGTTGGTTTGTTGTAGGTTTACTGACTCAAACGTTGATTGTTCATATGATCCGTACTGCTAAAATTCCATTTATTCAAAGTCGTGCTGCAACACCATTATTGGTGATGACGGTTGTGATTATGTGTATTGGTATTTTCTTACCAATGGGACCATTAGCAAGTTATTTAAAACTACAAGCTTTACCATTAAGTTATTTCTTATATTTGCCTTTAATTTTAATTGCTTATATGTGTATTACTCAATGGGTGAAAAAAATCTATATCCGCCGTTACGGCTGGCAATAAGAACATAGGTGCAAGATGAAGTTGCAATTTCTACAACATACAGACTTATCTAACATTATTGATACTTTAATTAGTCTCTCGGTCGCTTTTGTTTTGGGAGCATTAATTGGGTTTGAAAGTCAGTATAGGCAGCGTACTGCAGGGCTTCGAACTAATGTTCTGGTCGCTGTTGGCGCAGCAATTTTTGTAGATGTTGCAACGAATCTTACTGGAGCAGATGGAGCTGTTCGAGTCATTGCTTATGTGGTTTCAGGTATTGGTTTCTTGGGTGCAGGTGTCATTATGCGCCAAGAAGGCAATATTCATGGCTTAAATACGGCCGCTACTTTGTGGTGTTCAGCGGCTGTGGGGGCTGCTGCCGGTTCTGATTTAATTATTGAGGCAATATTAGCAACAGCATTTATTTTATCTGCCAATACATTGTTAAGACCGATTGTACATATCATTGACCGCCGTCCGTTAGACGATGACACAGAGGTTTTGCATGTCATTTACATTATATGTGACAGAAGTCAAAGCAAAGTGGTTATGGATGAGTTAAACCTAACGTTGAAACACCATAACTATCCTCCAAAGGATATTGATGTCACACCGTTTGGGGAAAAAGAGGTCGAAATAGAAGCGACATTGATTGCAACTTCAATTGAGGCAGAAGAAGCACAGCACATCATTAACCACTTAAATGCCATGCCACAAATACGACAAGCTTTTTGGGATAAAAACGCAATTAATTAATTTTATAAGACTTTGCACTTAACTGTTTATAAAGTTTTTTAAATGGTTAAGCGCAAAGTCTTTATTTTTAAGTTTTATTTTTTTGCTTTAAATCTAAGTACAACAAATACAATAATACCTACGACAAGTCCCCAAAATGCTGAACCAATACCGAAAAATTGAATACCCGAAGCACTGCATAAAAAAGTAAATAATGCAGCTTCACGGTCTTCAACAGGGCCAAAAGCAAGCGCAATGTTGTGGCTGATCGTACCTAGTAATGCAATACCTGCTAAAGCAACAATAAAAATATGAGGAAAAGACATCAGCAAACTGGTCAGTGTCGCTGCAAATAATCCCATCAATGTATAGAAAAAACCAGAGCTTATGCCAGCAATATAGCGTTTACTTGGGTCAGGATGAGCCTGATCGTCAAGGCATACAGCCGCACTAATCGCAGCAATATTTACACTGTAACAACCAAAAGGCGCAAGCAAAACTTGGGTTAAACCAGTCCAGCCTATCAGTTGGTTAACATGTGGCTTATAGCCATAACTTTTAATCATGGCAATACCGGGTAAATACTGCGAAGCCATACTAATGACAAATAGTGGTAGCGTTAAGCCTAAAAGTGCTGACCAGCTAAAGACAGGACTAATCCAGACTGGTCTAGCTAAAGACCACTCAAGTGTAGGCATATGAAATTCTAAAAAGACAGGGCATAGCACAACACCAGCAAGTGCGGTGAATACGATGCTATAACGCGGCCATAATCTTTTTGTAATCACATAAATGACAAGTAAAGATAGAACAAATTCCCAGTCATTTTGCAAACTTACGAAAAGTGAAATACCAAACTTAAGTAAAACTCCGGCAAGCATGGCACTGGTTAAGCTTTGCGGTATATATGAAAGCGCTTTTTGAAATATACCTGAAAAGCCTAAAATGGCAGTAAGTACGCCACCGACTAAAAAAGCGCCTATAGCTTCATTTATACTATAGCCACCGCCTGTAGCCATAATTAAAGCAAGACCTGCGGTTGACCATGCAGTTGCTACAGGATATTTAAATTTCCATGAAAGGATGAGTCCTGATAGACCAATACCCAAACCTAATGCCCAAAACCAAGAGGTGATTTGTTCAGGCGAAGCACCTAAAGCTTGAGCTGCCTGAATCACTAAAATGGCTGAAACACTAATACCAATAAGAAAGGTAATAAAACCAGCAAATACGGCTGGAATAGAAAAATCTTGAAGAATCTTTTGCATGGCTAAATGTTCTAAATCCCTGAAAAATTAATATGTTTCTGCCTACATGTTCAGCCAGATAAATCTAACAATTTTTTTTAAGAAGGTGCTTTCTATTTTTTAACAAAAAATGAAATAATATTTTTTAAATATTTAGAAATGCTATAATTTATCCCATAAAAAATAATGAAATCGGGATATTGTTTTTATGGATGAGCAAGCAGAAAATTTATCACCACTTGAACTCAAAATTATGCGCTGTTTACAAGAAAACGGACGCTTAAGTAATGCTGAACTAGCGAAACTTGTGGGGATTAGTACCTCGTCTTGTTGGAATCATACTCAACGCCTTTTTAAAATTGGGGCAATCTTAGATGTACGTGCCCGAATTAATCCGGCTATGGTGCAGCGTGAAACCATCGTCTTGGTAGGGGTGGTTTTAGATCGTTCAACACCTGATAGTTTTCAGGCATTTGAACAAGCAGCAGGTGATCTGGAGAATGTTTTAGAGTGTTATCTGGTGGCAGGGGAAGTCGATTATTTTTTAAAAATTCGCGTTAAAGATTTGGCTGCTTTTAACCGATTTCATAGTGAAAAAATTATTGCGTTACCGGGAGTAAGGCAAGTTAGAACATTTTTTGTGCTGAATGAAGTGAAAACTGATGGCATGCTGGCTTTTTAATTGCTCAGCATGTTTTCAACTTTTAATATGAGGTTTTACAGGGCTGACATAATTAAATCGTTGAGGTGGCTAGCTTCAAACCAAATCCAAAAAATAAAATGCCAACTAAAAAGATTCCGCTTGCTGCAATTTTATGGTTTTGTTTAAAAAAAGTTGAAAGCTTAATACCTGAAAAAATAAGAGCTGTTAAATAGCTAAAACTGATTATCTGTAAAATAACTGCTAAAACTAAAAAACTTAAAGCTGGGTAAGCATAATCTGGTTCAATAAACTGAACAAAGAAAGATAGGAAAAATAAAATCGCTTTAGGGTTGAGTAGACTAATACTGAGTGCAGTTTTATAAGGATGAATTTTATCTAATGTGGGTAAGTCGGCCATTTCGGGTTGTGGTTGATTACGTAGTTTCCAGCGCTGAATACTACCTTGTAAAAGCTTAAAACCTAAATAAGATAAATAAAGAGCACCGATGAGTTTAAGTACAATAAAAACCCAGGGGAAAGCTTTTAATAAAGAGGCTGCACCAAGCACGGTACAGAGCATTAAAATAAGATCACCGGTAAAAATACCGAGTGCACCCATATATCCGGTTTTAATACCATAGCGTGAAGCAATTGACATCACATAAAGGGAATTGGGTCCGGGTAATAACACAATTAGGAATGTACCAATAATATATGTTGTTAAATCTGTTATGCCGAACACGAGAAACCCAATAAAAAACCGATTTTTGTCATGATAACAAAAATCGGCAATTTTGTATGAAAAGTGCAGTTTTTTAAGATTTTATTTCTGCATCAATTCCAAATGATTGACGTAACAAAAGGCTTAATTGATCTCGCGCTTTAATAAAGCCATCAACACCACCTTGTAAGAGTTGGAAAGCCATTAAGTCATGATTAAGTTCGTCTTTAAAACTTTGCTCATTTTGCGTAGGTCTAACAACTGCTTCTGCCTGTTTTGCTTGAGTTGCATCGAGCGCTGCATTTACGGTACGCGTATCTTGTTCAAGTTGGGTCAGTAGTCCAGGAGATATCGTAAGCAAATCACATCCTGCAAGACCCAGTACTTGGTCGATGCTACGGAAACTCGCACCCATGACTTGAGTTGGAATATTTTGCTGTTTGTAGTAAGTGTAGATTTTCTTAACTGAAACTACGCCCGGATCTTTTTCAATTGGGTAAGCATCTACACCTTCAGCTTTTTTGTACCAGTCTAAAATACGACCTACAAATGGAGAAATTAAAGTAACTTTTGCATCTGCACAAGCTTGCGCTTGGTGTAAACCGAAAAGCAGAGTGAGGTTACAAGCAATCCCTTCAGCTTCAAGCACTTTAGCAGCTTGAATACCCTCCCAAGTTGACGCGATTTTAATTAAAATACGTGACTGATCAATACCATAACCTTTGTAAAGTTCACATAATTCATGCGCTTTTTGAATGGTTGCTTCGGTGTCATATGAAAGAGCAGCATCTACTTCTGTCGAAACACGGCCTTCAATCAATTTTAAAATTTCTACGCCAAACTTTACAGTTAAAATATCAATGGTTCTTTCAATGAGCTCATCGCTTTTATAGCCTTCTTCTTTGGCTTGATAATAAGCATCTTCAATGAGCTCTTTACTTTCTGGTTGTTCTGCTGCCGCGGTAATCAATGAAGGATTCGTTGTCGCATCTAATGGACGAAATTTACGAATAGCATCAAGGTCGCTACTGTCAGCAACAACGGTCGTTAATGTTTTTAATTGGTCAAGTGCTGTATGAGTCATTGATATTCAACATCTTCAGTAATAAATCTTATGTTTTATTTATAGCACAAAGTCTATTCATGCTGTCGATATATCAATTGTTATATTTCAAAGAAAAACGTTTAGGTTCTGCATCTAAATTGAAATGATTTAAGGGGCCTGTTGCATTCGCTTATTACGAATATGGTCAATGAGGAATCGTGCAGCAGCACCAAGTTCACTCTCGCGGCTCCAGACCAAGTCTACGTAGTATTCAAAGCGAGGGGTAAAATCAAATACATCCAAGGGTTGAAGCTTATTTTTTAACTCAGGGTTTTCTTTAAACATTTCCTGCGGAAGTACGCCCCAACCTAAATTGCGTAAAATCATTAAACAAGCAGAGTGGTGGTTGTCTGTACGCCAATAATGCTTTGAAAATAATAATTCAGGTTTTAGCGTCTCATCTCGACTTGCGACCACAATTTGTCTTGTACCTAAAATCTGCTCATAAGAAACATGTTCTTGATGTGCGAGAGGATGAGTTTTTGCAATTACAGGAATTAAAGCCTCACGTTTTAACTCGACAAACTGTTCTCTATTGTCTAGATGCTCACGTTCAAACATGAGTGCCAGTTGAGCAGAGCCATCTAGTAACATGTGAAGTGCATCTTCTTGAGGGGCAGACACAATATTAATTTGTAGGTCCGGGAAGCGACTTTCTAACAGACAGACATAGTCGGTCCAATTGGTATGTAAGAGTTCTGATACCACAACAATTGTTAGATTAGGTTCTAGACCGGTACTTAATGCATGCGCGTGCTGTTTCCATTGATTCATTTCAATTAAAAGCTGCGCCGTTTTTTCATACAGTACTCGTGCCTCAGCAGTAGGCGTAGGTTCACGGCCTTTACGTTCAAATAAAGTCAGGTTCAAATCAATTTCTAAATTGGCAATAGACATACTTACAGCAGAAGGAACTTTTCCAAGTTTGCGTGCTGCTGCTGAAAAGGAGCCAGTTTCAATCACGGCCTGAAACATGAGCAATTGTTCTTGATTAATATTCATCTGTCAAAAAAATTGAAAGAACCTGATTGGATTAATCAATATTATAAAAATAAAATGCACATTATCCAAGTAATTATTGAGTATTTAAAAATGTTGATTTCCAAGAGAAGACTCATTCATGCAATCAGTTATGAAGGAATTTTATTGGTCATCATTGCGATTGCATTAAGTTTTATTTTTAACATGCCTATGGAAGTGACCGGAACACTCGGTGTGTTTATGGCAGTGGTTTCAGTTTTCTGGAATATGATTTTTAACCATTATTTCGAAAAAGTAGAACATAAATATAATTGGGAAAGAACGATCCCTGTACGGATCTTACATGCGATTGGGTTTGAGGGTGGTTTGCTGATTGCGACTGTACCGATGATTGCATATATGATGCAGATGACCGTCATTGATGCATTTATTTTAGATATTGGCTTAACCTTATGTATTTTGGTTTATACCTTTATCTTCCAGTGGTGTTATGACCATATTGAAGATAAGTTTTTCCCAAATGCTAAAGCTGCATCACTTCATTAATTAGCTATATTGAAATGAAATAAGCACCCAAACGGGTGCTTATTTTTTAGGTGTATATAGAAATTATTTCTCTACAATCGCAACCACACCTTCACCACCTGCTGTACAAATCGAGATTAATGCACGGCCTGAACCTTTTTCATTAATCAATTTAGCAGCAGTTGCTAAGATACGGCCACCAGTTGCAGCAAATGGGTGACCTGCGCCTAAAGATGAACCATTTACGTTAAGTTTAGAGCGATCGAT
This window of the Acinetobacter sp. XH1741 genome carries:
- a CDS encoding MgtC/SapB family protein — encoded protein: MKLQFLQHTDLSNIIDTLISLSVAFVLGALIGFESQYRQRTAGLRTNVLVAVGAAIFVDVATNLTGADGAVRVIAYVVSGIGFLGAGVIMRQEGNIHGLNTAATLWCSAAVGAAAGSDLIIEAILATAFILSANTLLRPIVHIIDRRPLDDDTEVLHVIYIICDRSQSKVVMDELNLTLKHHNYPPKDIDVTPFGEKEVEIEATLIATSIEAEEAQHIINHLNAMPQIRQAFWDKNAIN
- a CDS encoding benzoate/H(+) symporter BenE family transporter; amino-acid sequence: MQKILQDFSIPAVFAGFITFLIGISVSAILVIQAAQALGASPEQITSWFWALGLGIGLSGLILSWKFKYPVATAWSTAGLALIMATGGGYSINEAIGAFLVGGVLTAILGFSGIFQKALSYIPQSLTSAMLAGVLLKFGISLFVSLQNDWEFVLSLLVIYVITKRLWPRYSIVFTALAGVVLCPVFLEFHMPTLEWSLARPVWISPVFSWSALLGLTLPLFVISMASQYLPGIAMIKSYGYKPHVNQLIGWTGLTQVLLAPFGCYSVNIAAISAAVCLDDQAHPDPSKRYIAGISSGFFYTLMGLFAATLTSLLMSFPHIFIVALAGIALLGTISHNIALAFGPVEDREAALFTFLCSASGIQFFGIGSAFWGLVVGIIVFVVLRFKAKK
- a CDS encoding Lrp/AsnC family transcriptional regulator — encoded protein: MDEQAENLSPLELKIMRCLQENGRLSNAELAKLVGISTSSCWNHTQRLFKIGAILDVRARINPAMVQRETIVLVGVVLDRSTPDSFQAFEQAAGDLENVLECYLVAGEVDYFLKIRVKDLAAFNRFHSEKIIALPGVRQVRTFFVLNEVKTDGMLAF
- the leuE gene encoding leucine efflux protein LeuE; the protein is MFGITDLTTYIIGTFLIVLLPGPNSLYVMSIASRYGIKTGYMGALGIFTGDLILMLCTVLGAASLLKAFPWVFIVLKLIGALYLSYLGFKLLQGSIQRWKLRNQPQPEMADLPTLDKIHPYKTALSISLLNPKAILFFLSFFVQFIEPDYAYPALSFLVLAVILQIISFSYLTALIFSGIKLSTFFKQNHKIAASGIFLVGILFFGFGLKLATSTI
- the tal gene encoding transaldolase, encoding MTHTALDQLKTLTTVVADSSDLDAIRKFRPLDATTNPSLITAAAEQPESKELIEDAYYQAKEEGYKSDELIERTIDILTVKFGVEILKLIEGRVSTEVDAALSYDTEATIQKAHELCELYKGYGIDQSRILIKIASTWEGIQAAKVLEAEGIACNLTLLFGLHQAQACADAKVTLISPFVGRILDWYKKAEGVDAYPIEKDPGVVSVKKIYTYYKQQNIPTQVMGASFRSIDQVLGLAGCDLLTISPGLLTQLEQDTRTVNAALDATQAKQAEAVVRPTQNEQSFKDELNHDLMAFQLLQGGVDGFIKARDQLSLLLRQSFGIDAEIKS
- a CDS encoding LysR family transcriptional regulator encodes the protein MNINQEQLLMFQAVIETGSFSAAARKLGKVPSAVSMSIANLEIDLNLTLFERKGREPTPTAEARVLYEKTAQLLIEMNQWKQHAHALSTGLEPNLTIVVVSELLHTNWTDYVCLLESRFPDLQINIVSAPQEDALHMLLDGSAQLALMFEREHLDNREQFVELKREALIPVIAKTHPLAHQEHVSYEQILGTRQIVVASRDETLKPELLFSKHYWRTDNHHSACLMILRNLGWGVLPQEMFKENPELKNKLQPLDVFDFTPRFEYYVDLVWSRESELGAAARFLIDHIRNKRMQQAP
- the aceI gene encoding chlorhexidine efflux PACE transporter AceI, whose translation is MLISKRRLIHAISYEGILLVIIAIALSFIFNMPMEVTGTLGVFMAVVSVFWNMIFNHYFEKVEHKYNWERTIPVRILHAIGFEGGLLIATVPMIAYMMQMTVIDAFILDIGLTLCILVYTFIFQWCYDHIEDKFFPNAKAASLH